The Streptomyces sp. NBC_00162 genome window below encodes:
- a CDS encoding SDR family oxidoreductase, producing MSAPASRRRNLVSAAQNRAALSPRGRSVLVTGASSGLGRVCALELEEAGFRVFAGVRKEADALALAEASAHGRIVPVLVDVTDEKSVAAAAERVTAEVGEDGLWGLVNNAGICVSAPLECVSPERLRRQLDTNVVGQLAVTQAFLPLLRRTRGRVVNVTSGLGSVAIPFLGAYAAAQFAKEALTDVLRRELAPQGVDVALVQPGAIMTPIWGKVSDVARAAMDGVPEQVAERYRIPFNRFLHQNEKQARESLTRPEDFAETVRQALTARRPRTRYRVGPDARKVSVLARVLPDTALDRYLRPITE from the coding sequence ATGAGCGCCCCCGCTTCCCGTAGGAGAAATCTCGTGTCAGCCGCCCAGAACCGCGCCGCCCTGTCGCCGCGCGGCCGGTCCGTACTGGTCACCGGGGCCTCCTCCGGCCTCGGCCGGGTCTGCGCCCTCGAGCTGGAGGAGGCGGGCTTCCGGGTCTTCGCCGGTGTTCGCAAGGAGGCCGACGCCCTGGCGCTCGCCGAGGCCTCCGCGCACGGCCGGATCGTTCCGGTGCTGGTCGACGTGACGGACGAGAAGTCGGTGGCCGCGGCCGCCGAACGGGTCACCGCCGAGGTGGGCGAGGACGGCCTGTGGGGGCTCGTGAACAACGCGGGCATCTGCGTCTCGGCCCCGCTGGAGTGCGTGTCGCCGGAGCGGCTGCGCCGGCAGCTGGACACCAACGTGGTCGGTCAGCTCGCCGTCACCCAGGCGTTTCTGCCGCTGCTGCGGCGTACCCGCGGCCGGGTGGTCAACGTGACCTCGGGCCTGGGCAGTGTGGCGATCCCGTTCCTCGGGGCGTACGCGGCGGCGCAGTTCGCCAAGGAGGCCCTGACCGACGTACTGCGGCGCGAGCTGGCACCGCAGGGCGTGGACGTCGCCCTGGTGCAGCCCGGCGCCATCATGACGCCGATCTGGGGCAAGGTCTCCGACGTCGCGCGGGCCGCGATGGACGGTGTCCCGGAGCAAGTGGCCGAGCGGTACCGGATCCCCTTCAACCGGTTCCTGCACCAGAACGAGAAGCAGGCGCGGGAAAGCCTGACCCGTCCGGAGGACTTCGCGGAGACGGTCCGGCAGGCCCTGACGGCCCGGCGGCCCAGGACCCGCTACCGGGTGGGTCCGGACGCCCGGAAGGTGAGCGTGCTCGCCCGGGTGCTGCCCGACACGGCACTCGACCGGTACCTGCGGCCGATCACCGAATAG
- the paaN gene encoding phenylacetic acid degradation protein PaaN — translation MAQTVRPPVPETRADGGALTRFTSRHGSTLERAREVIRTREHWSPYSEDPEDPQAYGRGARAAGEAAFRRLLGRPLELGQPGRDGTVGPGPEAGGELSPYGGPLKVSYPHCDPDVLLPAMEAALPAWRDAGPEARAAVCAEILHRINARSSEFAYAAVHTSGHNFLMAFHAGAVHAQDRGLEAVACALAEQTRLPAASVWRKPQGDGRAVTLAKTFRTVPRGVSLVVANSVFPAWNSYPALFASLATGNPVLVKPHPAAVLPLALTVEIAREVLTEAGFPADLVCLAAEHPGEGLARRLATRPEVRLVDYAGGTAFGTWLEDNARQARVFTAGSAVNTLLVESTGDYRDMLANLAFSVSLYSGQLCTSPQNLLIPRAGISTDEGHRTYEEIVADLGAALSGLLGDDTVASGILGALLGPPVLDRLERVMAGEAGTVAVPSRAVRDPAHPEAVIRTPAVVTLDANRAADRTTLLAEWLGPVVFAVAVDSVADAVALVSRTTRECGALSVGLYSTSPEVEAAMEQACAEAGVMLSANLMGDWYISQSAVYSDLHGTGMNPSGNSVYCDAAFVSARFHTVGVRRYGGSI, via the coding sequence ATGGCGCAAACCGTGCGGCCGCCCGTTCCCGAAACCCGCGCCGACGGCGGCGCGCTGACCCGATTCACGTCCCGGCACGGCAGCACCCTGGAGCGGGCCCGCGAGGTGATCCGCACCCGCGAACACTGGTCACCGTATTCGGAGGACCCGGAGGATCCGCAGGCCTACGGCCGGGGCGCGAGAGCCGCCGGCGAGGCCGCCTTCCGCCGGCTCCTCGGCCGGCCGCTGGAGCTCGGCCAGCCCGGCCGGGACGGCACCGTGGGCCCCGGCCCGGAAGCGGGCGGCGAGCTCTCCCCGTACGGCGGCCCGCTGAAGGTCTCCTACCCGCACTGCGACCCCGACGTCCTGCTGCCCGCCATGGAGGCGGCCCTGCCCGCCTGGCGCGACGCGGGTCCCGAGGCCCGTGCGGCGGTCTGCGCCGAGATCCTCCACCGGATCAACGCCCGCAGCTCCGAGTTCGCCTACGCGGCCGTGCACACCAGCGGCCACAACTTCCTGATGGCCTTCCACGCGGGGGCCGTCCACGCCCAGGACCGCGGCCTCGAGGCGGTGGCCTGCGCCCTCGCCGAGCAGACCCGGCTGCCGGCCGCCTCGGTCTGGCGCAAGCCCCAGGGCGACGGCCGGGCCGTCACCCTGGCCAAGACCTTCAGGACGGTGCCGCGGGGCGTCTCCCTGGTCGTCGCCAACAGCGTCTTCCCCGCCTGGAACAGCTACCCGGCCCTCTTCGCCTCCCTGGCCACCGGCAACCCCGTGCTGGTCAAACCGCACCCGGCGGCCGTCCTGCCCCTGGCGCTCACCGTCGAGATCGCCCGCGAGGTACTGACCGAGGCCGGCTTCCCGGCGGACCTGGTGTGCCTGGCCGCCGAACACCCCGGTGAAGGACTGGCCCGCCGGCTGGCCACCCGCCCCGAGGTACGCCTCGTCGACTACGCGGGCGGCACCGCCTTCGGCACCTGGCTGGAGGACAACGCCCGCCAGGCCCGCGTCTTCACCGCCGGGTCCGCCGTCAACACCTTGCTCGTCGAGTCGACCGGCGACTACCGCGACATGCTCGCCAACCTCGCCTTCTCCGTCTCCCTCTACAGCGGGCAGCTGTGCACCAGCCCGCAGAACCTGCTGATCCCGCGGGCCGGGATCAGCACCGACGAGGGGCACCGGACGTACGAGGAGATCGTCGCCGACCTCGGCGCGGCCCTCTCCGGCCTGCTGGGCGACGACACGGTGGCGAGCGGCATCCTGGGCGCGCTCCTGGGACCCCCGGTCCTGGACCGGCTCGAACGGGTGATGGCCGGGGAAGCCGGGACCGTGGCCGTCCCCTCCCGCGCCGTGCGCGACCCCGCGCACCCGGAGGCGGTCATCCGCACCCCGGCCGTCGTGACGCTCGACGCGAACCGGGCCGCGGACCGGACCACGCTGCTCGCCGAATGGCTGGGCCCCGTGGTCTTCGCCGTCGCGGTGGACTCCGTCGCCGACGCGGTCGCGCTGGTCTCCCGCACCACCCGCGAGTGCGGCGCGCTGTCCGTCGGCCTCTATTCCACGTCACCGGAGGTGGAAGCGGCGATGGAACAGGCCTGCGCCGAAGCCGGGGTGATGCTGTCGGCGAACCTGATGGGCGACTGGTACATCTCCCAGTCGGCCGTCTATTCCGATCTGCACGGCACGGGAATGAACCCGTCGGGGAACTCGGTGTACTGCGACGCCGCGTTCGTGTCCGCGCGTTTCCACACCGTCGGCGTACGTCGCTACGGCGGCTCCATATGA
- a CDS encoding LuxR family transcriptional regulator, with product MNSTLTHMPLRGREREMRLIREVLEYGRRSGPAVLSIEGMPGIGKTRLLQEAAALADGLGYAGHHPDPWADPRHLRRRTVPARHTRGRPGRCHAPAGPVLVLVDDTRRAVDGPPRMPFAPRERPGGEPVVWLVAHRPGEAPALPAGLTGRSERLSLGPLGPAHSLSLARDLLGAPPAPALVQLIDQAGGHPRLLIELLTGLQEEGALETVDDEVRLLTSRLPARLATRVRATLERFSPGCRQLLRVASLLGCEVVYEDLALMLRTSVSALLPALEEVEATGVVRNDDGRAVFSSPLLRRLISDSMPDSLRLSLQREAAALRATAGLREAPAAGPELSEQQRVLVGLVREGLTNQQIARRLALSPHTVNYHLRKLFKTFGVSSRIDLLTAAEHLDASGRAARARQN from the coding sequence ATGAACAGCACCCTCACCCACATGCCGCTGCGCGGGCGCGAGCGGGAAATGCGGCTCATCCGCGAGGTACTGGAATACGGCCGCCGCTCCGGCCCCGCCGTCCTGTCGATCGAGGGAATGCCCGGCATCGGCAAGACCCGGCTGCTGCAGGAAGCCGCCGCCCTCGCCGACGGCCTGGGCTACGCCGGGCACCACCCCGATCCGTGGGCGGACCCCCGCCACCTGCGGCGCCGGACCGTTCCGGCGCGCCACACCCGGGGCCGGCCCGGCCGGTGCCATGCCCCGGCGGGGCCCGTCCTCGTCCTGGTCGACGACACCCGCCGGGCCGTGGACGGGCCGCCGCGGATGCCCTTCGCCCCCCGCGAACGGCCCGGCGGCGAACCCGTCGTCTGGCTGGTCGCCCACCGGCCCGGCGAGGCGCCGGCCCTGCCGGCCGGCCTCACTGGTCGCAGCGAGCGGCTGTCGCTGGGACCGCTGGGACCGGCCCACTCGCTGAGCCTGGCCCGGGACCTGCTGGGCGCGCCGCCCGCACCGGCTCTGGTCCAGCTGATCGACCAGGCCGGCGGGCACCCCCGGCTGCTGATCGAACTGCTCACCGGGCTCCAGGAGGAAGGTGCCCTGGAGACCGTGGACGACGAGGTCCGGCTGCTGACCTCGCGGCTGCCCGCCCGCCTGGCCACCCGGGTCCGGGCCACCTTGGAGCGCTTCTCCCCCGGATGCCGCCAACTGCTGCGCGTGGCCTCGCTCCTGGGGTGCGAGGTGGTCTACGAGGATCTGGCGCTGATGCTGCGGACCTCGGTGTCCGCCCTGCTCCCCGCGCTGGAGGAGGTGGAGGCCACCGGCGTCGTGCGCAACGACGACGGCCGGGCCGTGTTCTCCAGTCCGCTGCTGCGCCGGCTCATCTCGGACTCGATGCCCGACTCGCTGCGCCTCTCCCTCCAGCGGGAAGCGGCGGCGCTGCGGGCGACGGCGGGGCTCCGCGAGGCGCCGGCCGCCGGGCCGGAACTGAGCGAGCAGCAACGGGTGCTGGTGGGCCTGGTGCGCGAGGGCCTCACCAACCAGCAGATCGCCCGGCGCCTCGCGCTGTCCCCGCACACCGTCAACTACCACCTCCGGAAGCTGTTCAAGACCTTCGGGGTGAGCTCGCGGATCGACCTGCTGACGGCGGCGGAGCACCTGGACGCCTCCGGCCGGGCCGCCCGCGCACGCCAGAACTGA